The Gemmatimonadales bacterium nucleotide sequence GGACCGCCTGGCCCAGTACATCGCCATCGCCACCACCGAATGGCTCGACTGGCTCGGCATCTTCGGCGAGCCGATCGCACGCAACTTTCTTCATTCCGGTGCCGTGAGCGATCGTTTCTTCACGCTGCTCGTGTTCCTGCACATCGGTGTGCCGTTGTTCCTGCTGGCCTTTACTTACGTGCACGTGGCGCGCATCAGTCGTCCCAAAACGAGCCCGCCGCGGACACTTATTTTTGGCACGAGCGCGGCACTGCTGGCGCTGGCGTTCTTCAGGCCGGCGCTGAGCCAGGGGCCGGCCGATCTCGACACCGTGACGGCGAACGTCGCGCTCGACTGGTTTTATTTGCAGCTCTATCCGCTCCTGGACCGCCTCGGGCACGGGCCGGTGTGGGCGCTCGTGGGCGGTATCACGCTGCTGTTCGCGGCACTGCCGTGGCTCGGACGCCGGCAACGTGAAGCCGTGGCGGTGGTGGAGCCGTCGAACTGCAACGGCTGTGGCCGTTGCTTCGCCGACTGCCCGTTCGGCGCCGTGGTGATGCGCCTGCATCCCGACAAGCCCGGGCACGAGCTGGCGGTCGTGGAGCCGGACCTGTGCGCGGCCTGTGGCATCTGCGCCGGCGCCTGCCCCTCGTCCACGCCGTTCCGCTCCCTATCCGAACTCGTCACCGGCATCGACATGCCGCAGCGCTCGGTGCATGCGCTGCGCGCCGAGCTCGATGCCGCGCTCGCCGGGCTCACGGGCGAGGC carries:
- a CDS encoding hydrogenase iron-sulfur subunit, with the translated sequence DRLAQYIAIATTEWLDWLGIFGEPIARNFLHSGAVSDRFFTLLVFLHIGVPLFLLAFTYVHVARISRPKTSPPRTLIFGTSAALLALAFFRPALSQGPADLDTVTANVALDWFYLQLYPLLDRLGHGPVWALVGGITLLFAALPWLGRRQREAVAVVEPSNCNGCGRCFADCPFGAVVMRLHPDKPGHELAVVEPDLCAACGICAGACPSSTPFRSLSELVTGIDMPQRSVHALRAELDAALAGLTGEAGVVVFGCDRAADVQKLRGPGVATVSLMCAAQLPPSFVDYALRDGRADGVLVTGCRAGDCWFRFGDAWIEQRFHGAREPHLRTHAARARVRVAWAGATDLAALRAELARYRESLRQLAPPAVATEPQPRSAA